In the Brienomyrus brachyistius isolate T26 chromosome 20, BBRACH_0.4, whole genome shotgun sequence genome, one interval contains:
- the LOC125715782 gene encoding calcium homeostasis modulator protein 1-like produces the protein MDKFRIMFQFLQSNQESFMNGICGIMVLASAQLYSAFEFNCPCLPEYNFAYGIGILVVPPIWFFLLGFVLNNNVSMLAEEWRRPMGKRRKDPTVLRYMFCSITQRSLIAPAVWISVTLMDGKSFLCAFSINLDVQKFGNKSDHGLSDAALERLLAKIPCKHIFDGEAVVSREAASRYIRCISQAFGWAFLLMMTLMAFLVRAIRPCFTQAAFLKTKYWSHYIDIERKLFDETCTEHAKAFAKVCIQQYFESVSGEMHTFHGHLPDQDEVDKPKSDEDKLLGIRVEGDMNKVLWNWHTCKPSLNLIKDPPRYEEANGHLDALVNGHTHQPETQSKKEWVTYYSNI, from the exons ATGGATAAATTTAGAATAATGTTTCAGTTCTTGCAATCCAATCAAGAATCCTTCATGAATGGTATATGTGGTATTATGGTTCTTGCCAGCGCGCAACTCTACTCAGCCTTTGAATTCAATTGTCCCTGTTTACCAGAATACAACTTTGCGTACGGAATCGGAATACTGGTTGTTCCGCCGATTTGGTTTTTCTTGCTTGGGTTTGTGTTAAATAATAACGTGTCCATGCTGGCGGAGGAGTGGCGGCGACCAATGGGAAAGCGGAGGAAAGACCCCACGGTGCTGCGCTACATGTTCTGCTCCATCACGCAGCGGTCTTTGATAGCGCCCGCAGTCTGGATATCTGTGACGCTGATGGACGGGAAAAGTTTCCTGTGCGCCTTCAGTATCAACTTGGACGTGCAGAAGTTTGGAAATAAAAGCGATCACGGGCTTTCGGATGCTGCGCTCGAAAGGTTACTTGCTAAGattccctgcaaacatatctttGATGGAGAGGCAGTGGTATCTCGGGAGGCGGCTTCCAGGTACATTCGATGTATATCACAG GCGTTTGGCTGGGCTTTTCTGCTAATGATGACTTTGATGGCATTCTTGGTGAGGGCGATAAGACCTTGTTTCACACAAGCCGCTTTTCTTAAAACCAAGTACTGGTCGCACTACATCGACATCGAGCGCAAGCTGTTTGACGAGACGTGCACGGAGCACGCAAAGGCGTTCGCCAAGGTCTGCATACAGCAGTACTTCGAGAGCGTCAGCGGCGAGATGCACACCTTCCACGGACACCTTCCCGACCAAGACGAGGTGGACAAGCCGAAGAGCGACGAGGACAAACTTCTGGGCATCCGAGTCGAGGGCGACATGAACAAAGTCCTCTGGAACTGGCATACCTGCAAACCATCGCTCAACCTGATAAAGGACCCGCCGCGGTATGAAGAAGCCAACGGACACTTAGACGCTTTAGTGAACGGGCATACACATCAACCTGAAACCCAATCAAAGAAAGAGTGGGTGACCTACTATAGTAATAtttaa
- the zp3c gene encoding zona pellucida sperm-binding protein 3: MPLNLPVSMPAVGSMVLPMDVFKPAQGSRLLPDMVKNILRPPLLPPPTTQKMVEVQCRAGRIVVRVLRELLGLPNAQQDLSLGTCQVNKVTPLHFYFDYNLRSCNTMRKSFKDRTEYSNTLCYAPEFSGPVVRAMPFKIPLQCVYYRFFNSYKAGYRPCPKGTTQFKSLNLPSGITLTALNGNWKKNAVYLIGQLMNFEVNVPQKTRNERAYVNKCYVTKSADPTSTPRFAVINNYGCMLDSLTNPQSKFVPDAKRNKIRFKIGAFVFPGMRTPATQELFMHCEIVIGGPIATPSAKACTFDGQRWKELFGADDACSCCSYKCPAGLQSNAVKIISSEPLSVTKDGQGSLEVGTFRGVKDQPVSPTQKMFEDIWNFSD; the protein is encoded by the exons ATGCCCCTGAATCTTCCTGTCTCCATGCCAGCTGTAGGGTCAATGGTGTTGCCAATGGATGTTTTCAAGCCGGCACAAGGTAGCAGGCTGTTGCCAGACATGGTGAAGAATATCTTGCGTCCCCCACTGCTGCCACCGCCAACCACTCAAAAAATGGTGGAAGTCCAGTGCCGAGCTGGTAGAATAGTTGTCCGGGTCCTAAGAGAGCTGTTAGGTTTGCCCAACGCACAGCAGGACCTCTCTCTTGGGACATGCCAGGTCAACAAGGTCACTCCTTTGCACTTCTACTTTGATTATAATCTTAGGAGTTGCAACACAATGAGAAAG TCCTTTAAGGACCGCACAGAATACTCAAATACCCTCTGTTATGCTCCTGAGTTCTCTGGACCAGTTGTGAGAGCTATGCCGTTCAAAATTCCCCTTCAGTGTGTATACTACAG GTTTTTCAACTCTTATAAGGCTGGTTACCGCCCCTGTCCTAAAGGAACCACTCAGTTCAAGTCCCTTAATTTGCCATCTGGCATCACGCTCACAGCCTTAAATG GTAACTGGAAGAAGAATGCCGTCTACCTGATTGGCCAACTGATGAACTTTGAGGTTAACGTTCCCCAGAAGACCAGGAATGAGCGAGCCTACGTCAATAAGTGTTACGTTACCAAGTCCGCCGACCCTACGTCAACGCCACGGTTTGCGGTAATTAACAACTATGG ATGCATGCTGGATAGCCTGACGAACCCTCAATCTAAATTTGTCCCTGATGCAAAGCGAAATAAAATCAGGTTCAAAATCGGAGCATTTGTTTTTCCGGGGATGAGAACCCCAGCGACACAG GAACTCTTCATGCACTGTGAAATTGTCATTGGAGGACCAATTGCAACTCCTAGTGCAAAGGCTTGTACCTTTGATGGTCAAAG GTGGAAGGAGCTGTTTGGTGCAGATGATGCCTGTTCCTGCTGTTCCTACAAATGTCCAGCAGGCCTGCAATCTA ACGCTGTGAAGATCATTAGCAGTGAGCCTTTGTCTGTAACTAAAGACGGACAGGGTTCACTTGAAGTTGGAACTTTCCGTGGCGTTAAAGATCAACCCGTTTCTCCAACTCAAAAGATGTTTGAAGATATCTGGAACTTCAGCGACTGA